The following nucleotide sequence is from Primulina tabacum isolate GXHZ01 chromosome 2, ASM2559414v2, whole genome shotgun sequence.
AGCCCATAGAGATAGAGATGGTCAATCATTATCAGCTGACTGACAATAAGATTATCAATATCTCAATATCAGGATGTTGTATTGGGACGCCATTTCGGGAATTGTGACTGCTGGTGGATTGTTGGTGAGCGGCTCTCTTTCATTGTTCTTTTTTCAACTTCTCTTTTCCATTTATGGAGCAacaaatgttttgaatgatcCTTAATGTTACACCATGGGTTCTTTTGGGTTTTTAACTTTTTGTGTGATTCTAAGCTCATATATTCTTCCAGTcttgtttatttaaattgtccACGGAGGGTTGTAATTTGTCTATGAAATGTGCAAATCTCATTTCAGAGTGACACTGCTCCATGTTTCTGTTCTACCTTATTGACATATTTTAGGATTTCAAACAATCAGCCCATGATGTAATGGTGCTAAATACGAATCATACGATATGTTGATTCGTTCGATCCCATTTTCTTATTGGCATGTTTTAGGTTATCACATCTTGCAACAGTACAAAAGATGAACTGATACAAGAGGTGGAGGCTTTCAATCAAAGGAAGAGCTGTGCCTCTCAGGAACCAAACACTACTGCAGACCAAAACACTGGTAAAGATCCTCCTCCTTTCCAATACGTGGACCACATTCGCTCATATCCAACATTTAGCTTTGGAGGGTCTGTTGGATCACGTGTTGCAACAGTGGCATTTCTAAGGAACTAACTTTATGGGCAAAAAGATGTTTCATTTAACATGGACGCCCCCACCTTGTGTCTGTAACAGTATTTGTTAATGTGGAAATCTTGCAAGTAGTTACTCTGCTGAATGATAACCCTACTTTGGGATTTGATGGTCGTCTAGTAATTGAAGTATGCACACTGCCTAGATGTAGAATAGATGGTGATGTAGGAATCGTTGTTCTTGTGTATATTCAAACTTTTCTGGAACGCATATCTAAGAAATGCTTGATCTTTGTCTGCTTGTTTTTGACTAGGTTCATACCATGGTTGGATTCTCCTTAATTTTACGTAGTTattatttgtgttttttttccaaatttctttatttttcgATGGTACTGGTTTCATATATGCcacaaattcaattaaataaacgtTCGAATTTTCGCTCGCAGATAAAAAATAGAGGAATAATATCAGATTGTAGTAAAATTCCAGTCTGTCCTGGAACTTCACTATACATATCAATAAAAATTCGCAAGGTGCAATAGCATGCCTGTACATCTATTTGCGATCCACTCGGAAGAAGAAATGTGCTCATGATTTTGAACTGAGTGCGCGCAGATGTAGGTTTTATTtagatatgaaattttttttccttctgaTTTTTAAAACACCACTTGAAAAAGAAACATTTGAAATTTCCAAGTTGCATATGAAAGAAACATTCGGTATGCAAGTTGCGTTGATGTTTGATTGAGCTTTTTTATAAATGCGAAGCCCCAACAAAATTAGAAATTTATAAACCCAAAACATTGTTTCTGACATTTCTGTTTCCTTCATCTTTGGAAAGGGAAAgacatattaattaaattccaaACTCAACCCAAATTACATAAGTAATTTATCTCAATATTCATTAGTCAAGGAAGGTAACAATGCACAGGTTACGCACTACGCAACAAATTTTGCTTTTACCAAAAGGAAACAATGCGCATAATTCCATcctttatatttaataatactTTGCTCCATTCTCTCTTTCAAAACACGTGAATTGGCATCAATTCTATTGTTTGATGTATCTGccccaccaaaaaaaaaaaaaaaaacaaaagacaaAACAAATATATGTATCTGCTCATTTTTTCTCTACACGTACTGCATGTAATATAATTTGTGCAGATGAAGAGAACAAATAATATAATTGAGCATCAAATCAAATTAGTTTCGCTTGGCAAATggataatttataaaatttaattatgtaGAGGGTTTTCTCTCTTCCAAGACTTTCTTCTGATTAGTTAAATAAAATCTAAAAATTTCTGAGATTTGATATTAGTTGGTAAATTTTGCAATGATAAAATAGAAAGAATTTGTAATCTAAGGCCAAGAATGGGAAGGACAAATCATGAGCAACTTGTCAAGGGGATGACAGAAAATGTTAGTGGAATTGATGCTAACCAATTCCAATCctatttaggaacactttcggGCTCTTCTCAAGAAGTGGTGTTGATAAAGGCTTTGTGAAGGAGATTGCCAAGAAAACAAGCTATCTTCTTGCTGCTTTTGCTCAGAATGAGAAATCACAGTTGCTTTTGCTACGAGCTATTGAAGAATTCAGCAAGAAGCCAAACCCACATGCAGTGAAGGAAGTGACCCTTGTTTTGAAAGTTCTGTACGATGTCAGACATCTTGGAGGAAGAAAACGTAATGCAGTGGTATGATGAAGGAATCTCCGGAAGCAACGACGACTGTGCTGTATGGAAGAATGCTAAACCTTTCATTGACTGGCTCCAAAACGTCGATTCAGAAAGCGAGGAAGAATAAAATGTTTGTTTCTTTTATCAAGTAAGCGTCATTGTTGGTGAACCTTGACACATTTGGTTTATGTCTCTACCTATAATTCTGTGGACTGTCATTTTTTCCCACGTACTTTTTCCACATCCTGTATGTTGTATTTGTACCATTTTTCACAATCTTAATATGAATAATTGTTTATGTCAGGCGAGTTTTGATTAGATTAGCACATAACAATGTAATTTGTTTGTAAGGCACATTAGTTATGCATCTTTTTCTTGAGAATTTCTTCCCTCTTCAACCAGACATTTGACCATAGCTATTCGACGATGCTCCTTGGGATTAAATTGTGCCTCTGAAGTAGTTTCATTTATACATCTATGGCTCATGCAACCACACTGTATGAGGCGACTATGGAACGTTAATAAGATGCGACTCTGGTTGTATTCTAGGTAACTCATTCTCTTCCTCGGAATCTGCCGCTGGGAGTATTGGGGGGCCCTAGCACGAATAGGAAAAAAAGTCACTTTGCCATGCCTGAAATCTAGAATGAATGGCGTGCAATTTAACTCTACGAAAAATCTAGCACTCCCCGTACCAAATGACAATGATAATAATAGTTCCATTTCCATTTTCGTGTTCATTTACATGTCCCAAATTTCTATATTTGTGATAAAAACAGAACCAATAGAAAATCCGAGGACCACAAGGAAAACAGATTGGACAACAGTGACGAGCCTATATCGTATAAAATATTACTTCAAGTGATCAAGAAATAACTGGGATATTATGCATAGAGATCCCAACTAGCTAGTTTGGAGTTGAAACTTGTGTGATTGAGGTGAAAAATGATCTCACTGGCAGGTATCGCCTCCGTAGAGGATTATTGAAGttacattttttaaatttctgaCAAGAAAAAATTGTGATCCCTGTATAATGAATGATACAACAGATAACAGCCTATATTATGGCAGGTGGTTCATCCAATTCAACAGAGACAATTATTATAGAGGTAGTAAGCCAATCATTATCACATGCAAAGATGTACACATACACGCAAACACCCACCCACACTCACATGTGTATGTATATAGATAGTAAGCCAATAATAATCATTGGTAAAAATATGCAATTTAATTCTATTATTTGTTATATAAAATATACTATTTAAACACTCGAGCAATTTAAGTACCTGTCTTGGTCGCGGCCTTTGTATTGCGGTAAATGCTTTCACCATGATATAAATAAGTAACAAAATTCCAATTGTTCGCAACATGAACAACTGCAGTGGGAAAGTCTGCAGACTCATTCTCAGAATgctaaatttcaagaaaaacaTTAGGATATGTAATCTCACCATGAACAGAGAAATTGAGTATTCCCCAGCACCATATAGGATAAATGGAAGTGTATGCCGTAAAACCAGAAGAACCATGAACTGAAAAATAtgaagaaaaaatgaaaaaaaaaatcgaaaatgaACGTTAGAGCATTAGACCAAAATTTTATGAACTGGtgtaaatactaaaaatgttgaAATATGATCTGTAACTTAATGAAAATATCGTTCAGGCATGAATATGATAACTGATAAGGGCAAGTGTAAACCATGTTTGAAACAAGTCAATATATGAAGGTTTAATAACTATAATCCTAATGCAACTCTCAAAGATTGGATATCAAAATGAAGATAACCCGGCTAACAGGAAGTGTCTCTACAATGTGCAGTTGAGCATTAATAGGTTGATGTTAAAGCTTGTACGATCTTGACTCTCACTGTTTCTGCATCTTAAAAGTATGGAGTTTTTAGCGATGAACGACTCTTGCAGATCACACAGACACATACATACACATAGATCACGTCAAACTAGAAGGAAAGATGAACAAGAGAATAATACAATCACAGTGATTATACGACAGCATAACAGGCTTCGAGAAGTGTGAACTGTATATTCGTCAAAGTTTGGATCAGGAAAACTCCCGTTGGTAGAAACCATTGACATGAAATGAGGAGCACGCAGGTCCCCTCTTGATATCTCCCAGTTTCCCCTGAGAGATTATTTCATCACTTGTAGATAATTGTAatcagttaaaaaaaaaaaaaaactaactgATTAGAAGGTACATATAGATTAATATAATGCATGTATTATGTGTATCAAGACCGATTTGTTCCAAATTTAGGGATGGAAAAAGGGACCTGAAGTTCACTGAGATGCCACCATAATTGAATAGAGGAGGTGGTGCTGTATACTCTGGCTTGAATTGCTACAATCTCACACAAGTTATGAAGAATTATGATACACAAAATTCAAAAGGGTATTTGTAGATTTATTCTTATTACAGATCTAGTAAATGTGTTCATATAAAAGGTTCACATTTATATGGCACtaaaatacacacacacacacacacacaacagaTATGCAACAATTATGTATGATATATATACGACGGATATGCAAAAAATATCCAATGTAAAACATTCAACTGCCTAATTACATTACAGTGTTAATATTACTTGGTTATTCACCTCCTGTGCTGTGGAAAGAAATGAAGGGACTAAAATTTCTGGTTCATCAAGAAATAGATTTGCAATCTCTAGACCAGTTcacattatcataataattggaAATTTGTTATACAAAACATAGGCCAAAGATTCAGTTTTCATATGGGACAATCGAACAATTAGTTCAGAATTCATCTGCATTGTCATGTGATCCATGGCCCAAAATGTGTCAATAGGCTTACCTGATGGCAAATCTCGCAGATAGTATCGCCTTTCTCATTGCACCACCTTTGCACACACTTAGGGTGAGCATACTGTAAACGGAGAAAACACCACATAGACATGTTTTTAACATTAGATAAAGTGTTAAATAAACACAGCACACTTCAGCTGTTCAGCAATAAGTTAACATAATATATCATGCTGCAATCGTAGTTTAGAAGATCCGAACTCTAACCTTCAAGCTTCCACGACATGAACATGGAGTATCCATGTTTGAATCCTCATCTTCATCATGGCAAATCCTACACTCTTCAGATTTCATTGTGGAAGATCCTACACTCGTATCCATTATATTGATAGAAAAACTAGCTTTCTTGTTTTCAATGGTGGATTCAGAGGGCAACAGATTTTTACTCAGGATGGCAGCTTCAAGCGTGGATTCAGTAAGCAATCTATCCACCAGTAATACAAAGTGATCGCCCATTTTTTAAACTATATAATCCCTTTATTCAAATGTTTTCACGGAAGTGTATACATACAAAGGAGTCTAACTTGTGCGCCAAATAGCAATTTTTTTCAAACAGTTCAAGTTGTCCTGCATCGCAACATAAGCATTCAAACATTAAAGAAATGAACGATGGAGTAGTATTTTGTAAAACGGCGGTTAAATAGCCGTGGCATATGGAAAGCAAGAAACAGAGAAGTGGGGCTCTCTACGGAGTGGAAAAATTCCCAATACATTATTCCGTGTGAATTTAAGGAACAAAAAGGGTCGCTCCATGAAACAGGAAATATCCAGCATGTGTGTGAAACTAGAGCAATAATTAAAGAAGCAAATTTATGTAAAAAAGGAATTAGTACAATAATTTCTACAGGCAAAACGTGGGGAAGTGCAGTCTACATCAAATAATGTGGCCCTCCAAAATGAAAcaaaagttctcgatttttcaaagagaaggaATCGAAGGATACCCGATACATTAtattatgaaaaaataaaaataacataaaatgttGGATGAGTAAAACGAATGGAAAAGAACAATAATTATCATTTCAAGAACATCAAAAGTCAGAGATGCATTACTGAATGACATATATTTTCAGCTTGGAAATTATTCAGAAACAGCTTTCAAAAATGAAACAATGGCGCGGCTTAAAGATTAAACAAGAAGCCAGAGAACTTTGCAATGTTAAAAGCATATATAGAACACATACAATAAGAAAAGGGCAGCAAAAAGACAGCTCTTTTGAACCCACAATAAAGCCACTACTTTCTCAATGTTCAATCAAACAATATGAAGAAAGGAGAGAATAAAAACAAGAATATTTGAAGGGAAGCTTACAAGAAACGTGTGGGGAATTTCTGCAGCAAAAGGaaccaattcaagaaaactatcACAATTTCATCATTCCTTTCTTGAACTATTAATTTTTCCAACTTTCTTGTATaggatttgtttttgtttttttaattgagAAATGGTGTTACCATTTTCAAGATTTCACGGCAGGATTTCATGTTTCGACTCAACCCCATTTATTACATCAAATCCAcacatcatatatatatagaaactaCTTCTTTCTCTCTCACGCACATACAGACAAAAAAGGTGCGTCAGCTTTTTACTCGACACAAACAAGTGGAAAGACGGAGTGAGTAACAACGCCTGAGGAAAGCAAAGTAGTGCGCGATCATTTCAGCCACCAATTTCCCGGTTTTGCCATCAAGAAAGTGCAGCAATTTAGTCCATTTTTACAAAAAAACGTAACAGTGCAAGTGATTGTTTTTTGGAGTGAATAAAAATTTCTTCTTTAAAAATCAATAGAAACCGAGTAAGTGCTATATCTTCCGTAATATATCACCATATTCATCTACTCTAAAAAACATCACCGTAATATTTCATGGGAGGGCATGCAAATGGATATGCTGATATAAGAATTTGTCCGCatgttttatatttatatttcaatattaattGGAGTATATATTCTAAATGTATTGCGACTATACAAGCAACTTTACTATGAAAATGAAAAGCAGTAAGTTGCAATTAATTCCTTCCAATGCATGGTAAAAATAGAAGGCATGATTGTGGTGCAATTTATTTCAATAATGTAATAATCAAGAATAGAAGCATCAAATATGTAGGATTTGCTTAGAATTATATTCTTTATTGATAAATATTGATGGgattatgaaaaaaataaatcgaAATTATAGAAATTACACCTAACagcttcaaaaaataaaataaaatatggagatatatatatatataaatttacgCCTTTCATCCAATTAATTGAATGGGCTTTTATACTAGGAACTG
It contains:
- the LOC142536962 gene encoding uncharacterized protein LOC142536962 isoform X6 codes for the protein MGDHFVLLVDRLLTESTLEAAILSKNLLPSESTIENKKASFSINIMDTSVGSSTMKSEECRICHDEDEDSNMDTPCSCRGSLKYAHPKCVQRWCNEKGDTICEICHQQFKPEYTAPPPLFNYGGISVNFRGNWEISRGDLRAPHFMSMVSTNGSFPDPNFDEYTVHTSRSLLCCLHGSSGFTAYTSIYPIWCWGILNFSVHVVHVANNWNFVTYLYHGESIYRNTKAATKTGPPNTPSGRFRGRE
- the LOC142536962 gene encoding uncharacterized protein LOC142536962 isoform X1, which encodes MGDHFVLLVDRLLTESTLEAAILSKNLLPSESTIENKKASFSINIMDTSVGSSTMKSEECRICHDEDEDSNMDTPCSCRGSLKYAHPKCVQRWCNEKGDTICEICHQQFKPEYTAPPPLFNYGGISVNFRGNWEISRGDLRAPHFMSMVSTNGSFPDPNFDEYTVHTSRSLLCCRIITVIFMVLLVLRHTLPFILYGAGEYSISLFMVRLHILMFFLKFSILRMSLQTFPLQLFMLRTIGILLLIYIMVKAFTAIQRPRPRQGPPILPAADSEEENELPRIQPESHLINVP
- the LOC142536962 gene encoding uncharacterized protein LOC142536962 isoform X2; this translates as MGDHFVLLVDRLLTESTLEAAILSKNLLPSESTIENKKASFSINIMDTSVGSSTMKSEECRICHDEDEDSNMDTPCSCRGSLKYAHPKCVQRWCNEKGDTICEICHQQFKPEYTAPPPLFNYGGISVNFRGNWEISRGDLRAPHFMSMVSTNGSFPDPNFDEYTVHTSRSLLCCRIITVIFMVLLVLRHTLPFILYGAGEYSISLFMTFPLQLFMLRTIGILLLIYIMVKAFTAIQRPRPRQGPPILPAADSEEENELPRIQPESHLINVP
- the LOC142536962 gene encoding uncharacterized protein LOC142536962 isoform X5 yields the protein MDTSVGSSTMKSEECRICHDEDEDSNMDTPCSCRGSLKYAHPKCVQRWCNEKGDTICEICHQQFKPEYTAPPPLFNYGGISVNFRGNWEISRGDLRAPHFMSMVSTNGSFPDPNFDEYTVHTSRSLLCCRIITVIFMVLLVLRHTLPFILYGAGEYSISLFMVRLHILMFFLKFSILRMSLQTFPLQLFMLRTIGILLLIYIMVKAFTAIQRPRPRQGPPILPAADSEEENELPRIQPESHLINVP
- the LOC142536962 gene encoding putative E3 ubiquitin ligase SUD1 isoform X7 translates to MGDHFVLLVDRLLTESTLEAAILSKNLLPSESTIENKKASFSINIMDTSVGSSTMKSEECRICHDEDEDSNMDTPCSCRGSLKYAHPKCVQRWCNEKGDTICEICHQFMVLLVLRHTLPFILYGAGEYSISLFMVRLHILMFFLKFSILRMSLQTFPLQLFMLRTIGILLLIYIMVKAFTAIQRPRPRQGPPILPAADSEEENELPRIQPESHLINVP
- the LOC142536962 gene encoding uncharacterized protein LOC142536962 isoform X4, translated to MGDHFVLLVDRLLTESTLEAAILSKNLLPSESTIENKKASFSINIMDTSVGSSTMKSEECRICHDEDEDSNMDTPCSCRGSLKYAHPKCVQRWCNEKGDTICEICHQQFKPEYTAPPPLFNYGGISVNFRGNWEISRGDLRAPHFMSMVSTNGSFPDPNFDEYTVHTSRSLLCCLHGSSGFTAYTSIYPIWCWGILNFSVHDFPTAVVHVANNWNFVTYLYHGESIYRNTKAATKTGPPNTPSGRFRGRE
- the LOC142536962 gene encoding uncharacterized protein LOC142536962 isoform X3, whose protein sequence is MGDHFVLLVDRLLTESTLEAAILSKNLLPSESTIENKKASFSINIMDTSVGSSTMKSEECRICHDEDEDSNMDTPCSCRGSLKYAHPKCVQRWCNEKGDTICEICHQQFKPEYTAPPPLFNYGGISVNFRGNWEISRGDLRAPHFMSMVSTNGSFPDPNFDEYTVHTSRSLLCCRIITVIFMVLLVLRHTLPFILYGAGEYSISLFMLFMLRTIGILLLIYIMVKAFTAIQRPRPRQGPPILPAADSEEENELPRIQPESHLINVP